The nucleotide window AAACAATCTTCTTATAGAAATAGTAACAAATTTCACCAAATTGACATCCTTGTCCTCATATAAGAATGTAGAATCCCTCTTCTTTTAAATATGCTAGTGAAGTCCTATAGTGCCTATCATATGAGTCTCAGTAAATTCCAGTCAAGAATGTCTCTTCCAGTTTTATAGATTTCATTGCTATTGTGAGTAAAATCATCTTTTTTATAATACTGTCTACATTTTACATGGATTcctgaattttaatattttattgaggaaaaTGTGCAACATGGTTATAATTTACTTTCTCACGAATTTACTGGCAACAGAGTAAACTAAACCCTTCCAGTGATGTTTAAGTACTATTCTATAACTACTACACAGCTGAATAGAAAAAGTTGTCATTTCTGGCATGTAATAAATACTTGACAAAACAAGCTACTAATAGATCATATTTGATAATACAAATCTTCTTAGAATTGTCTTGATGCTGAAGTGAACTGTCCATAAAATGTGCCTTCAGTTTAAAATGTCTTCAAATCTATTTTTGAGGATTAATCTATTTTATGCCACTAAAACATTATTACAAAAAAAGTTTCTCAGTGTAGCACTTCCAAGTCCAAAGCACAATTAAAAtaagagcactttttttttttcttgcccgCGACAGTGTTTGCCAACATGGCGCCCAAAAAGAAGACtgtcaaaaagaacaaagcagataTTAATGAGATGACTATAATTGTCGAAGACAGCCCCCTCAACAAACTGAATGCCTTGAACGGGCTCCTAGAAGGAGGCAATGGCCTTAGCTGCATTTCTTCTGAACTCACAGATGCTTCTTACGGCCCCAACCTCTTGGAAGGTTTAAGTAAAATGCGGCAGGAAAGCTTCCTCTGTGACTTAGTCATTGGTACCAAAACCAAATCCTTTGATGTTCATAAGTCAGTGATGGCTTCATGCAGTGAGTACTTTTACAACATCCTGAAAAAAGACCCATCAACTCAAAGGGTGGATCTCAATGATATCTCGCCACTAGGCCTGGCCACTGTCATTGCATATGCCTACACTGGGAagctgactctctctctgtatacAATAGGAAGTATTATTTCTGCAGCTGTCTATCTTCAGATCCATACGCTGGTAAAAATGTGCAGTGATTTTCTAATTCGAGAGATGAGTGTTGAGAATTGTATGTATATTGTCAACATCGCTGAAACGTACTCCCTGAGAAATGCAAAAGCAGCCGCCCAGAAATTTATCCGGGATAACTTCCTTGAATTTGCAGAATCAGATCAATTTATGAAACTTACATTTGAGCAAATTAATGAACTGCTTATAGATGATGATTTACAGCTGCCCTCTGAGATAGTAGCATTCCAGATAGCAATGAAATGGTTAGAATTTGACCAAAAGAGAGTGAAATATGCTGCAGATCTTTTGAGCAATATTCGCTTTGGCACCATCTCTGCCCAGGACCTGGTCAATTATGTTCAGTCTGTACCGAGAATGATGCAAGATGCTGATTGTCACAAACTTCTTGTGGATGCTATGAACTACCACTTACTTCCCTATCATCAAAACACACTGCAGTCGAGGAGAACAAGAATCCGAGGGGGCTGCCGAGTCCTCGTCACTATTGGAGGACGCCCCGGCCTTACTGAGAAGTCCCTTAGTAGAGACGTCTTATATAGAGATCCTGAAAATGGATGGAGCAAGCTTACGGAGATGCCG belongs to Oryctolagus cuniculus chromosome 5, mOryCun1.1, whole genome shotgun sequence and includes:
- the KLHL31 gene encoding kelch-like protein 31, coding for MAPKKKTVKKNKADINEMTIIVEDSPLNKLNALNGLLEGGNGLSCISSELTDASYGPNLLEGLSKMRQESFLCDLVIGTKTKSFDVHKSVMASCSEYFYNILKKDPSTQRVDLNDISPLGLATVIAYAYTGKLTLSLYTIGSIISAAVYLQIHTLVKMCSDFLIREMSVENCMYIVNIAETYSLRNAKAAAQKFIRDNFLEFAESDQFMKLTFEQINELLIDDDLQLPSEIVAFQIAMKWLEFDQKRVKYAADLLSNIRFGTISAQDLVNYVQSVPRMMQDADCHKLLVDAMNYHLLPYHQNTLQSRRTRIRGGCRVLVTIGGRPGLTEKSLSRDVLYRDPENGWSKLTEMPAKSFNQCVAVMDGFLYVAGGEDQNDARNQAKHAVSNFCRYDPRFNSWIHLASMNHKRTHFSLSVFNGLLYAAGGRNTEGSLASLECYVPSTNQWQPKTPLEVARCCHASAVADGRMLVTGGYIGNAYTRSVCAYDPASDSWQELPGLSTPRGWHCSVTLNDRVYVMGGSQVGPRGERVDVLTVECYSPATGQWSYAAPLQVGVSTAGASVLNGRAYLVGGWNEGEKKYKKCIQCFSPELNEWTEDDELPEATVGVSCCTLSMPNSVTRESRASSVSSVPVSI